The genomic region ACAGAGCCATAAGGTGTCTCCACCGAGTGAGTCTGCAAGAAAACAGATCACCGTCAGCTAGGAGTTAGGCTGAGAGGAAAAGAGGCAGGAGACCTCCACAAAAGTTGGGGAActggcatgggggaggggcagagagaggtgaAGGGAACAAACTATTGGAAATAGGGTGGAAAGAAATTTAATGTAGGTAAATATAACGGTGGGGATGATTTTTGAGGGTGGAGAAGAATAAGGAATGATTGGAAAGCATCAAGGAACACTGAGAAGGGAGAataaggggaggaaggggagagttGGGGATGGGCAAGGAATGGATTGGAAGGAAAGGTAGCAAAGAGGAGAGCCAAGTAGGAGGgcctttctttcctcccacccTGGAACTGCCCCCAGCTGTTACCTGCCCCCGGTCCAGGAGGATTCTGGCAGCTAACTCAGCCTCCTGGAGAGAGACACGCACAGACAGAtccacacagaaacacacagccATGTAGAGTGGATAAACAggtggacagacagacacagagaaagagaggtagGTAAAGAGaccaaagagagaaagagatgacaAAAAGAGACATGGAGAGGATTAAGATTAGTATAGTGACATGACAAAGGCCTGGACTCCCAATTGTGGTGtatggggagagaaacatggggAGTGGCAGAGAAAGTACGAGTGTGGATTAGAATGAGATTATGGATTTGGAAAGGCAGGAGATGTGAGGGCTGCTTGGAGGTCTGGAATTTGGGCCTAGGAGTCGTAGGGTCTCTAATAACCTTGGCCATCTCAGGTGTCTGCCCTGGTAACAGCGGTCTCTCCTCCGTGATctgcacctcctgcagctccGTCATGGTGGCCTGGCAGGGTGAGGAAACACCAAGACTGGGGAGGTTGCCTCCACACCCTCCCATCTCCTCTAATAccttcttcctctctcagaaCAGGGCAGTGCAGGGTGCAGGCCCCCAGGAGCTGATGACTCCAGGACACAGAGcgcctctcctgccccagctccaTGCCCAGGCCACTTCTCTTCAGACTGCatccccactgctcccctcaacACCCACAccttgagacacacacacacccctttcctaTCCTGGATGGAAATACCAGCTGTGGGGCCGCAGGACAGCTCAGGTTTCCCAGGTTATATTTAGGGGCCACCCCATACTCCCAACTAGGTAGGGAGTGAAACTAGTGGCTCCGTAACTGGCTACTCCAAAGATACTAAGGGACAGGTAGAGAGAGTTCACAACTAACTGTGACCTTCAACTACAGCCCCAATGTCAGCAGCTCAAAAGGAAAGGGGCTAAAAATGACCTGAGTAGCATGGCcaagagggaggggggcgggggagcggacAAGAAAAGGGGGACAAGGGACATCTGTGTCCAACTGACCGcatgtctcccttcctcccaagactctctctcctttcccactgTGAATAAATGAACAGACGTTCAATATTTGGGGCGGGTGAGGAGCAGAGCAGCCGCAGACCGGCACAGTGaagagcctgcagcctgggggtggggtcacTTACTGAGTTCCTATTGGCTGGATGCAGTGGGGTTAGGGGTCAGGGTTCTCACTGCTCCTGGCTCTGGGGTCTGAGAAAACAAGGCAATGGGGTGAACGACAAGGGAGACGGGCAAACCCTGGCTCTTCAAGGGACATAAAACCTCAGCCAAGACTTAGATTCCCTGGGTCACCAATCTCCCCAAGTCCCTAAACCGTCCCCAATTTTCTACCCCTGAGTCCAGCGAACGTTTTCTCTAGGTTTCAACTAGAATCAATGCAGGCTGGAGGGCCGGCGGGGCAGCACAGATACCAGCCCCGGCcaggggcaggagagaaggaagtgCTGATGTGGAGGAAGGCGCGTGGCTTGTGTCAGAGCCTGGATTCTCGTCCCGGCTCTGCCGCTACCCGTGTGACCTTGGCCCAATCAGTGCTACTGGCCTCGATTTCCTATTTGCAAGCTAAAAGTAGGAACCAGGGGAGCCCCAGGGTTTTTGACAGCTCGCGAGTGATGTGAGGACGGCAGAGCATGACTGTTCCCCTCCGCCATTTAAAAGAAGAACTTGAAAAGCCCTGTGCCTTAGCGTCTCTCCTCCATCCAGCCTCGGCGTGGGTCCCACGAGTGGAGAAAGGCGAGGAAGGCGgtcccaccatctcctcccagcctcccccgaCCGACGACCCCGAAAGGGCCGGGCGCCAGCTGGGAGGACAGCTAGGAGGGGCGGGATTGGCCgggcccagcacccaggacctgccCTACGAGTTCCTGGGCTGCCCTTCCTCGCGGAGACAGACAGCCGCGCGCGGAGTGCCCTGGACCCTGGGCACCACCTCGCGCACGTCCCACACACGCCCTGCCTCGCCGAGCCTCCGCCTTTGTGCGCAGCAGCCCAGCCCCGCCGCCCGGAGGGCCCGACCCGCAGACGGTCGGCTCCCGGGGATCGAGATCGGGCCGCCCACCGCCCCGCAGGCGCCAGCCTGGCCGGGGAGCCCctcgcctgcccctccccctaccTGCTGCAGCCAGGGCCGCTTCCACCTTCACTTGCCTTTGACTCTCCAGCCCTCCAGGGCTCCGGCTCCCCACAgacccgcccccggcccgccccagCCCGCCCACGGGCCGTCAGCTCCCCGCAGACCCGCCCCCAGACCCCCCAGTAAACACGCCCCCCTTACCCCGCCCCAGACTGTTGGCAGCTCGGGAGGGGCATTGCCGGGATCGAAGGGGAACTCTAAGGGAAGCAAACTGGGTGTTTCCGGGCTAAGCTCGCGCTCCCCACCGCAGCCCCCCGCAACCAGGCGGCGGCGGGGTGTGTGGGGATCCCTGAATCCTGCGGGGAATTCCCACGCCCGCCCCGAACACCATCCTCACCCGTGACCTGGATCTGCCTATCGCACTGTGGCTCCGCCCTTCGCCCCCAGACTCAGCGATGGGGACTGGTAGGGGGAGACAACTCAGGGTGCTGACACCCCACGATTTCGACTCCGCCCGCCGCACGCGGAGAGCCTAGttgaggaaggaggaggtgggcggGGACCGCCGCAGAAGAGGAGGGGGTCTCGCccgctgggaggggcaggtgtgtcgGCACCGGCTGAGGATGGGGGCGTCAGGAGCGTGGAAGGCCCGCTCCGGGGTGCCCAAGGTCCCGGTACCTCCTCTCTCTGCTGAGCGCCCCGACGCCTGCTGTCCGGCTGCTCCCTGAGAAGTTGGAAAACAAGTCGGGGAAGGGGGGTAGGGAATGCGGGGGGCCGCTATAAATAGAGAGCGATCACAAGAGGGGGGAAGAGGATGGCCCAACGGAGACTCCCGGGTCAAGGccccgaggggggggggggcggaggaggggccagggacccccaggagctcTGACTCTTGGGTAAACAGGCGCGGGGGCGGAGTCAACTCtgcgggggtggagtgggggcttGGGGAGGACGCCGTGTCCCGGGCTGGGACCCAAGAGACCCTGTGGCTTCGGCACTCACCCCTCCTAGTCCAGCCCGGAGAAGGAGGGCGAGCCCAGCTGGGCCGACTGAATCGCAGTGCCTAGGCGACGGTTTCTCAGGGGCTGCAGCGTCTCCCAGGGCTTGGGTAGGTTTGCTGTCCTAGactcctctcctgcccagctcTCCCACAGCTAGACGCACCCTCCCTGTGCCCTTAAAAGGAAGAACACCTAGAATGGGGTACTTATGTGGCTAAGAGAATTCGAAGTTGTCAAAAGGAAACTTGATTGAACTTCTTCCCACCTGCACCCCTTttagctcccctcctcccagagaGCCCACCCCATCCTCTCCTTTAGCCCGGTTCCTCAGTTGCCTTTTCGGGGGCTGGGCGCTAGGCCAGTTGGGGAACAATAGCCAAAGGAACTGAAGCTGCCAACTGCAACACCAGCACAGAATGCCCCCGCCCCCAAGACCCCCAAATTGCCCTACCCCCTCCTGCCTGGGAACCACCCCCTCAACCCCTTTTACCACccacaacccccctcccatccGAGGACCATCAATGCCCCTTTCATCCCCACTTGGCAGGGTCTGTTGGAAAAAAGGAGGGGCCAAGAGGGAGGAGGTGACCCAGAGTAGAACTGGTCAAAATAAAACCCAGCTTTCAACTACCCAAAATCTAAGGAACCCCCCTATATTCCCTAGTTGAAGCACCAAGTTTTCCTTTATTCCCTTCCCCCACTAACTTCAGAACTATTTCCCCACAAACTGGCACAGAAACTGGGCACCCTGGCTCCTCGCCTAGTCCCCTCTCCCCAGTTTAACACTCGCCTGGACAAGGAAAACCTGCTGGAATTAGGGTCATACATAAAGATGCCTAGGACAGGAGGTAAATCTTACCAGCCCTACTGGACGTAGGAGGAAGAACGTCTAGAATGAGAACTTTTGCTTGCTGGCTTCTCTCCTGTGTCTAAAGTAGTCTTACTTGGATTGGGGGAGGGAAGGACCTGGAGGTTCCAGCATCTAAATTCAGCCCTGGGTCAGGATGACTCAGGGGGAACCTGATAAGGGGCCTACCCAGGGGTGTGGGGCCTGCCTGAGGTGGGAAATTTCCACTGGGATCTGTTTACTTCCTAGGCCTTAGGGGTCTCAACCTGCTGCATACAGAAATGAGGCCGCTTCTGCCCTAAGAGAGGGTTCCTCTCTGACAGGGCagttcccagcccagccctggtgtAAGTGGCCCAACAAGGATAACAGCTCTCTCTAACTTCCTTCTCTTGGGCCAGAAGCAGCTTCAAACTGTACCTTCAACTAAGTGACAGttttaagtacctactatgtgcaagccACTGGATGGATGGAATGCAAAGAAGTGTGAAGTCTAGTCATACCCTCTCTAGAAGCTTATACTGAAATAGTTGAGAGATAAAGATAGAAAAAgtttgcccggccggcatggctcaatggttgagcatcgacctatgaaccaagaggtcacagtttggtatgcctgggttgtgggttcaccttcagtggggggcatgcaggaggcagccaatcagtgattctctctcatcaatgatgtttctctctctctctctccctctctcccttcctctctgaaatcaataaaatatttttaatagaaaaaggttaaaatatatataaaattaattatttaaacaatAAGTCCTATGGCAGTAGTTTCTCACCCTTCTCAAGTGGGAGATCAGAGATTTCCATTCCCACATGATGGTGGTAGTATCCCCTGATGGAAAGAAACCATGAATTCAGTAAAAATTCAAGTGAGTTTGTACAATATTCTAATAATCACAACATCTttttatatagtaactagaggcctggtgcacgaatttggggCGGACTGATCAGgtgggccggcggggggggggggggtgggcagtggctggtcggtgggctggccccaccccctggtcaaactgcTAGTTGAACTCCCTGtagaggggataatttgcatattagccttttattatataggactagaggcccggtgcacaaattcgtgcacaggtggggtctggctggcccactcCAATTGGGCCATCaagccaggccagccagagggaggggccatgggaggttggctggccggcacCACACCCTgatgggggagaggaggaatCAGGATGGGAGCCTGACCTGGCAGGGGTGGTACCTGTAGAAGACCCACTGAGTTGGAGCTGAGAAtgggccccaggcttcccagggagGATGGCTTCAGCAAGGGAACAGAAACCACCAGAAGGCTCTGCAAACAGGCTCTGAGCTCCCTTTGGCCAGGCAGACTCAGAGCTGGTATCTCTGTGTGTACATTAGACACAGCCCGGCACTCGCCTTTGTCTGTTGGTCAAATCCATTGCATCGAAAAACTTgctccccttcttctctttgggCCCTTACAATAAATACAGGCCAATTGGAAGATGCAGgccccagtggcagagccaggccccacaaTCACAAGGAATTTAGGCCTAAGACAACTGGGTAGCAATCACCACAGAACAGAACACACTGTTTTAGAGTCTTAATTCTCCCCTAAAatgtgcccagctgctctctTTAGCTGGGATAGACTGAACTAAGGAACCAAAGACCAAGTTTCCTTTGAGGTGGGATCCATCAGGAGCCGGCTGGTGGCAAGGCCCCTCACAGGTGGCTGCCTTCCCCCCAGCTCGGTGTGCTCTGAGCTGGTCTGTTTCTGATGGTGCCGGGTCCTGGGCTACTGGTAGGGTAGCAGGTCCACAGGGTTTCTCTCTGCTGCCTTCCTGGCCTCTCGAGCAGTACCCTCCAGCCTGGCatgccacacaccccaccccacttctTAAACTTGCTCATGTGGATCAGGCCAAAGCCTGCTGCCTGAGACTGGCACCACATGGGGAGGGTcgcagcagggagaggggtgcCCTGACCTGCCAGCCTTGGTGGCGATCATCTCGGTGCCCAGCTGATTGAATTCTTCCCACAGAGCCTTCATCTCAAGCTGCACGCTCACGCTGGCCACCTTCATGTTCTTCTTTACTGGCGCCTTGGTGGCAGCCACACAACTGGCCCCAGGGCCCTTGGGTTCAGCAGCAGCACTGGTGGCGGCCCCTGCGGCtggcacatcatagcgaccggtcattctggtcgctgCACCGTAagggtcactgggcttttattatatagactagaggcctgatgtatgaaaattcgtgcaagagtaggtctttcTTCACCCGGCTGcttgcactggcttccctccagcacccgggatctgggcttccctcctctggctgccagcaggcaccgggacccaggctgcttccctcctccggccacccaCAGGTCTCGGGATCCGGGCTGGCTTCCATTGGGCCGTCCTCAGGcacttgggacccaggctggctttcctctggccccagcttcatcaggaaggatgtctggaatgatgtccggaagcacatccagtctaattagcatgttacccttttattattatagaccagaggcccggtgcacaaaatttgtgcactggggcaggcgggtccatcagcccagcctgtgcccccttgcagtccgggagccccaccatctatcaccccaaagaggtaggccccacccacctgccacagtGCCGTAGGTCAGTGGCCTGGCCTTCCTCTGCGGGGTGATTgtggggcaatggcagggccccccgaccaatcacatcacacccaccttggctggcctggcgccagtgcatgtcatagcatggtcatcttgATGGTCGTTTGCTGTTTGGCCgttcgatctatttgcatattacgcttttattattatagatacctacATGTGCAAAGcatattatttattaagttgATAATATGTCTTCTGTGTACATATAGTTTCCAGAGGCCCTTGCAATAATTCAGAGATTCTCACCCTAGAAGGCTGCAGCCCACCAGGCTAAGAAACATTGTTTTAGTATAACATAGAAGAGGAAAAGGGTTTGCTTCCTAGGGTGAGGCACCATATAAGGAATGCAATCATGGAGTATTTGGGTAGGAAAGAGGGGTATTTTATCCAGGAAGAGAGAGCATGAGGGAAATTTTGAGGGCAAAAATACACAAGTTATTTTGAAGAATGGAATAATCGCTACTTGTGAGAAGTACTTCTCACATATTATTCCCCTATACCATAGGGTAAGTATTATTGtcctcattgtacagatgaggaaactgaaactcagagatgtttactgacttgcccaaggccaacaGCTAGTGAATGATATATCTAGGACTCAAATCTCCACCCCGATTGATTCCATTCCAAGGCTATGCTCTTTCCACTATGAGgtacccgccccgcccccctcaagACCTCAAGAACATAGTGATTAGGCCATTATGGCCTCAGGTGAAGAATAATGATGAGAGTTGGGTGATGTTTGGTAAGATAGATTGGGGCCAAATGCGAATGTTCTTGAATGACAGGCAAAAAATTGTGGCATTGAAGATCCATAGAGTATTCTTGAACAGgagtaatgaataaaaaatacttttgtgaAAATCTGATGCCGGGGGGGTGATAATAGATATTGATTATGGGGTGGGTAGGGATAAAGCATTCAACTTGGGAAAGTGATCATTTAGAAGCCAGGGTAGCCCGACCAGcatagctcagcagttgagcatcgacctatgagccaggaaatcatggtttgattccaggtcaggacacatgcccaggttgtgggctccatccccagtggggggcatgcaggaggcagccagtcactaattctctctcatcattgatgtttctatctcttcctctcccttcctctctgaaataaataaaaatatatgtgtgtgtgtgtgtgtgtatatatatatatatatatatccagtataataaaaggctaatatgcaaatcggccaaaATGTGGAATGActgattgctatgacatgcactgacaacaagggggcagatgctcaatgcaggagcttccccctggtggtcagtgcgctcccacagagggagtgccgctcagcaagaagccgggctcatggctggggagtgcagcagcagtggagggaacctctcccacctccgtggcagtgctaaggcaggtggacatcccccaaggagtccgggactgtgagaggaagcaggccggactgaggggaccgcccccgcccccatgcacaaatgtcatgcactgggcctctagtatactctaatatatatatgacctaatatatgtgtgtgtgtgtgtgagtgtgtgtgtgtgtgtgtgtgtgtgtatccctctAGTatactctatatatatatatatatatatatatatatatatatatcctatataataaaagactaatatacaaatcgaACAAACGGTagaacaaccggtctctatgatgcacactgaccaccagggggcagatgctcaacacaggagcttgccccctggtggtcagtgcgctctcacagggggagcgcagctcagccagaagccctgagatgggcttacagctggcaagcacagcggtggtagcgggagcctctcccgcctctgcaacagcactaaggatgtccgactgccagcttaggccctgcAGTCGGagatctcctgagggctcctggactgttgagagggcacaggctgggctgagagacttCCCCACcaaccgagtgcatgaatttcatgcatcaggcctctaaaataatatatatataattttattttttttaagtagaagcTAAGGTAATCAACTAGATATGAGATGACAAGGACTTCAAGAAGTGTGGGAGTAATAGGAATGGAAAGAAAGGAATGGATATGTAAGCCAAGGAAACAATGCATTGGAATTAGTGACTGATTAGACAGGAAGGGGAAAGAAGTCACCAACCTAGTTGCTGTACTTTAGGATACCTACTGTTCATCCATCTAGATGGCTTCTGGCTAGAGAAAAGGCCGAAGAGGAACCCCTGAGGAACATCCCTGACCTGCATAGAAACTTACCTGAAATATTTTCAGAGTCTGAGATTCACCCTCACTCTGACCTATTTCACCCTGCCTCACCCAAATCTCTTACACTCTAAGACAATTTCCATGGTAAGCCCAACAAGAACACCATTTAAAGTTCCTATTGAGCTTTGTCTGCTAAAGCCAATGAGATTCTCCATGTTGGCCTGGGCCTGGAGACTAGAGAAAAAGTAATAATGGACCGAAGCCACCCATTTTTATTAACCCCATTCCCTGGGCTCTCTTCAGCCTTTGATGAGGGCCAGAGTATAAGGCGATTTGACCAGGACCAAAGGGTTGGGTTAAGTTCGACTGGAATAATGAGGGAAGTTTGATCCTCTGGAGAGAACAGAAGTTTGACAACTTGTTCAATGCAACCTGCAAGGAAGGAAAACCAAAAGACCCCTCCCCCAAAGTCTAGGACTGTAGCTGGGGCTAGAGGTCATAAAAACCACTGAGGTCATAGAAGCCTCCCTCTCTTACTCTGTCTCCCCACTGCCACATAGTCCTCcgccccagctgcctcccacatatgcaCACACTTACATAAAAAGGTTGAGAAGGGTCAGACACCATCTGGGAACACTTAGGTACCAAAAGGGGTGATGTGGGTGGTGGCAATGATTGCTCAGAATGTAGGATGCATACTAGTATCCCTAGTGCTAGGAATAgtaggagggaagaggggagagaggaacaggGAAGAGGGGGTTTGTTCCTGTTGCTGATTCAGATTTAACCCCCATCCTTCTTACTTCCcagtcctcccttctcccctcctacACCCTCCCCCAGTCTCTCCCCCTACTGTCCTCCCCGACCTCCAATTGATCATGGCATCAGAAGCAGAAAAAACATTCCAGAGGTTTGCTGTCTTTGGAGAATCATCAAGCAGTGGCGCtgaaattaacaacaaaaacttcTCCAAGCTGTGCAAAGACTGTGGCATCATGGACGGCAAGATGGTCACTTCCACTGATGTGGACATCGTGTTCAGCAAAGTCAAGTAAGTGACCAAAGATGGGCGTAGGGGTCGTGAGCAGAACAAACAGGATAGAATGGAAGGGTTTATGTGATAGAAGATTTGTAATGGgtctactgagcacctactggtTACTTGGCACTATTTATTCTCTGTCCTCAAGACATTCAGTGACCAAGTCTGACTAAGGGTGGGGTTGGACCTTGGCAGGTGATGAGTTCATGTTCCAGAGTTCCTGGATTTCTTTCTTACTGACCAGGGACAAGAATGCCCGAACCATCACATTTGTACAGTTCCAGGAAGCAATGAGGGAACTGGGCCAGAAGCGGTTCAAGGGGAAGAACCCAGACGAAACCCTGGAGAACATTTATAAACTCATGGTGGGCAAGGATCCAGCTACCCCTGGTGTTACTGTGAGTGATATTCTTCATCCCTAATACTTGACCTTACTTCCCTGCTACTCTgtctcctctcccaccttctgaTGACCCTAATGCCTGCCAACAGAGGTACTGTAGGGAGGCGGGGCAGAAAGCCTCTGGGGGCACTGTTGGTACTGGAATGGACTTCAGAGATCATCCAATCATTTCAGAGATAAGGAAACTGTggcccagagaagggaagtgacttgcccaaggtccacagttgttttattttattttattttgttcatcctcacccaaggatatttttccattgatttttagagagcgtgagagtgagggggagagacagagagagggagacacatcaactggctgcctcccacatgcacgccagggattgagcctgcaactgaggtatgtgcccttgaccggaattgaacctgagactcttcagtcctccaaccaatgctctatccactgagcccaaccagctaagGCCCACAGCTATTTTAACAGCAAAATTTAGACTCATTCTCAAGTGTCCAGTATGTGAGGCAGGCAACTAGGGCCTGGTGGACACTGCAAAGGACTTCCATATCTGATCCCCACTCTTCTTCCTGCTCTTATATAAGGTCTAGTCTCTGGCTTTCTGCCTCTCACCACCCTCTATTCCGTATTTGTCCCCTCTCTACTGAAAGCTCTTTCTACTCTAGATTTCAAATAGGACCTATGCAGTAGGAGGAACCTTGCATATTGGGTCTGGGGTTGAAGTCTTATGGCTATAGCCTCATCAAAATAACTCCCATGgcctgccaggtggctcagtcggttggagtgtcgtcccatacac from Eptesicus fuscus isolate TK198812 chromosome 5, DD_ASM_mEF_20220401, whole genome shotgun sequence harbors:
- the TPPP2 gene encoding tubulin polymerization-promoting protein family member 2; amino-acid sequence: MASEAEKTFQRFAVFGESSSSGAEINNKNFSKLCKDCGIMDGKMVTSTDVDIVFSKVKDKNARTITFVQFQEAMRELGQKRFKGKNPDETLENIYKLMVGKDPATPGVTKATTVGGVSRLTDTSKYTGSHKERFDESGKGKGMAGREEMTENSGYVSGYKGAGTYDKKMDSK